A portion of the Methanomassiliicoccus sp. genome contains these proteins:
- a CDS encoding flippase, producing MGLVRNVTKNALSIGTVQLLAQISTFILSIYLARYLGTENYGAYTLAFSLTSLVFLIADFNLNFQMVVNVAPNKGQAPQYLANTLFLRAVLGIVALVVTLAIVMVEEQPTAVSYAIMIIALATAFNWLNQSFNAMYTSFERMHLTLLTSSIERIFTVTVAIVMVVVGFGLDTVAMVVLAGSLLQFVLGYVVCSRLVVRPARRPIIGQAVRQLREAVPYSVMNVFIVSLYSVNAVLVQLIILWMGGTHSAAYTATGMFNVSFNMVTALIAIPNVLITSLLPVVSRMYKNSVDATQLMQQKVMKFMFTLGLPIAVGGVILADQIVLLFYGPAYAQSATVFRILIPAVAISFFDSGMGSVLASAKRVHLITVANGVGALFNLAFCFAFIPFFYQDGAALAFTLAYLVLVSLTFYFLRTRVFRINVTEILFKPLLAVGGMGVALLLVSSMNLFVAIAIGVAVYFGLIFLLQAINQEDKEILMKIMKKS from the coding sequence ATGGGCCTGGTACGTAACGTCACCAAGAACGCTCTATCCATCGGCACGGTCCAGCTACTGGCCCAGATCAGTACATTCATCCTATCCATCTATCTTGCCCGCTATCTGGGCACCGAGAACTACGGTGCTTACACCCTGGCTTTCTCCCTCACCTCCCTGGTGTTCCTCATCGCCGACTTCAACCTGAACTTCCAGATGGTGGTCAACGTGGCGCCCAATAAGGGCCAGGCGCCGCAGTACCTCGCCAATACTCTGTTCCTAAGGGCTGTACTGGGGATCGTAGCCTTGGTCGTCACCTTGGCCATAGTGATGGTCGAGGAACAACCCACGGCCGTTTCCTACGCCATTATGATCATCGCCCTGGCCACCGCTTTCAATTGGTTGAACCAGTCGTTCAACGCGATGTATACCTCTTTCGAGCGCATGCATCTGACACTGCTCACCTCGTCCATCGAGAGAATCTTCACGGTCACCGTGGCCATCGTAATGGTGGTCGTCGGGTTCGGCCTGGACACGGTGGCCATGGTCGTCCTGGCCGGCTCTTTGCTCCAATTCGTCCTTGGTTATGTGGTCTGCTCCCGCTTGGTGGTCAGGCCAGCCCGACGACCCATCATCGGTCAGGCGGTCAGGCAGCTCAGGGAGGCGGTCCCATACTCGGTGATGAACGTGTTCATCGTGTCCCTGTACTCGGTGAACGCTGTGCTGGTACAGCTCATCATTCTATGGATGGGAGGGACCCACTCCGCCGCATACACCGCCACCGGCATGTTCAACGTCTCTTTCAACATGGTCACGGCGCTCATCGCCATACCCAACGTGTTGATCACCTCCCTGCTCCCGGTGGTCTCCCGCATGTACAAGAACTCGGTTGACGCGACCCAGCTCATGCAACAGAAGGTCATGAAGTTCATGTTCACCCTGGGGCTGCCGATAGCCGTAGGGGGGGTTATCCTGGCGGACCAGATCGTTCTCCTGTTCTATGGGCCAGCGTACGCCCAGTCCGCCACGGTCTTCCGTATCCTGATACCAGCGGTGGCCATCAGCTTTTTCGACTCCGGGATGGGAAGCGTGCTGGCGTCGGCCAAACGGGTCCATCTGATCACCGTGGCCAATGGTGTGGGGGCGCTGTTCAACCTGGCCTTCTGCTTCGCCTTCATCCCGTTTTTCTATCAAGACGGGGCGGCCCTAGCCTTCACCCTGGCATACCTGGTCCTAGTCTCCCTGACCTTCTACTTCCTGAGGACGCGGGTGTTCAGGATCAACGTCACCGAGATCTTGTTCAAACCCCTCCTGGCAGTCGGCGGCATGGGCGTGGCTCTGCTGCTCGTTTCGAGCATGAACTTGTTTGTGGCCATCGCTATCGGAGTGGCCGTATATTTCGGGCTGATCTTCCTCCTTCAAGCCATCAATCAGGAGGATAAGGAGATCCTGATGAAGATCATGAAGAAGTCGTGA
- a CDS encoding thioredoxin family protein, which produces MQDTRPVPLTIGQPAPNFEGLLSVDGRTASLSSFAGKQAIIIVFMANRCTAAQAYVGRMIALQDAYGGRGMQLVAINSDSPSQNPSESYLEMIEMSERRGFNFPYLKDVEGAVARAYGAQLTLHAFLLDQGRILRYRGRIDDSPNAAFVTTNDLRNALDDVLAGREVAVPETAPFPCGIDKFVSCPSCGSRLES; this is translated from the coding sequence ATGCAGGATACTCGGCCCGTTCCCCTCACCATCGGCCAGCCAGCACCCAATTTCGAAGGGCTACTCAGCGTCGACGGACGTACCGCATCCCTCTCCTCGTTCGCTGGAAAGCAGGCTATCATCATCGTCTTCATGGCCAACCGTTGCACCGCGGCTCAGGCCTATGTAGGCAGAATGATAGCTCTCCAGGACGCGTATGGGGGCCGCGGGATGCAACTGGTCGCCATTAACTCCGATAGCCCTAGCCAGAACCCTTCCGAGAGCTACTTAGAGATGATCGAGATGTCGGAGAGGAGGGGCTTTAACTTCCCTTATCTCAAGGACGTGGAAGGTGCCGTGGCCCGGGCTTACGGTGCCCAGCTCACCCTCCACGCCTTTCTCCTTGATCAAGGTAGGATACTGCGGTATCGTGGGCGGATCGACGATTCGCCCAACGCCGCTTTCGTCACGACCAATGACCTGCGCAACGCTCTGGACGACGTTCTAGCAGGCAGGGAGGTGGCGGTACCGGAGACCGCTCCGTTCCCCTGCGGCATCGACAAATTCGTGTCCTGTCCCTCCTGTGGCAGCCGGTTGGAGTCATAG
- a CDS encoding isoprenylcysteine carboxylmethyltransferase family protein, with the protein MERQHHESPLFTLLLFVILFSGLIASALDPTGIAAAQGRVTDIGTLSGVQFALFIIGSALVLMGFIIRFVAIVTLKRNFSGRLRIREGHTLTTNGIYHWVRHPAYLGAILLFLGIPVMFSSLLGFLVMSLLIPCLLHRIKLEERMMIGQFGAEYEEYTRYSKKLIPFIY; encoded by the coding sequence GTGGAACGTCAGCATCACGAAAGTCCCCTCTTCACACTCCTACTGTTCGTCATCCTCTTCTCGGGCCTGATTGCGTCTGCCCTCGATCCCACCGGCATCGCGGCCGCCCAGGGACGGGTGACAGATATCGGAACGCTCTCCGGCGTGCAGTTTGCGTTGTTCATTATAGGTTCGGCATTGGTTCTGATGGGCTTCATCATCCGATTCGTGGCCATCGTCACACTGAAGCGTAACTTCTCTGGCCGGCTGCGCATAAGGGAAGGGCATACACTGACCACGAACGGCATATATCACTGGGTCCGTCATCCTGCCTATCTGGGGGCCATCCTCCTGTTCTTAGGCATACCTGTGATGTTCTCCAGCCTGCTCGGCTTCCTGGTTATGTCGTTGCTGATCCCCTGCCTTCTGCACCGCATCAAGTTGGAGGAGCGCATGATGATCGGACAGTTCGGAGCCGAGTATGAGGAATATACTCGGTACAGCAAGAAGCTCATCCCATTTATCTATTAG
- a CDS encoding saccharopine dehydrogenase C-terminal domain-containing protein yields MNFDSKVLIIGYGSVARCTLPILLRHIQIPYENITIIDFEDKSSALRRWTSKGIKYRQRRITPENLDSVLSEHLSPGGLLIDLAWNIDANAIIQWCHDHEVLYLNTSVEVWDSLSEVGSKDPVEKSLYSRQMRLREMVKGWDGGVTAVVDHGANPGLISHFVKQALVDISERLIKDKKVTEKRAALLQELVRSRNFAELSRTLGVKVIHCSERDTQITNNPKKVDEFVGTWSIEGLREEGTAPAEIGWGTHEKALPPLAYCPDFGPKNQIMLAQMGMNTWVRSWVPDCEIVGMAIRHGESFGLSDKLTVWKDGKAIYRPTVCYSYMPCDDTMVSLHELRCRNYKIQPKLRILEKEIVSGADILGALLMGHEYGSWWCGSILTIEQARKLIPGQNATTVQVALGVVSAVMWMIENPRKGLCSAEDLPHDYVLKIAMPYLGKFISTPSDWTPLKNRKVYFKENPANDHHEDMWQFGNFLFVP; encoded by the coding sequence ATGAACTTCGACAGCAAGGTTCTGATCATAGGTTATGGTTCTGTAGCTCGATGTACGCTACCCATCCTGTTGCGTCATATCCAAATCCCGTACGAAAATATCACCATCATCGACTTCGAGGACAAGTCCTCAGCCCTGAGAAGATGGACCAGCAAGGGAATCAAGTATCGGCAGCGGAGGATAACGCCGGAGAACCTCGATTCCGTCCTCTCCGAACACCTGTCCCCAGGGGGATTGCTCATCGACCTGGCCTGGAACATAGACGCTAACGCCATCATCCAGTGGTGCCACGACCATGAGGTGCTGTATCTGAACACCTCGGTGGAGGTCTGGGACTCCCTGTCCGAGGTGGGGTCGAAGGACCCGGTGGAGAAGTCCCTCTATTCCCGGCAGATGCGTCTGCGGGAGATGGTGAAGGGCTGGGATGGCGGAGTAACGGCGGTCGTTGATCACGGGGCCAATCCCGGCCTGATCTCCCATTTTGTCAAGCAGGCGTTGGTCGACATATCGGAGCGGCTTATTAAGGACAAGAAGGTGACCGAGAAAAGGGCCGCGCTCCTGCAAGAGCTTGTACGATCAAGGAATTTTGCGGAGCTTTCGAGGACTTTGGGCGTCAAGGTCATCCACTGTTCGGAGCGGGATACCCAGATAACCAATAATCCCAAGAAGGTCGATGAGTTCGTGGGGACCTGGAGCATCGAGGGCCTGAGGGAGGAGGGCACTGCTCCGGCGGAGATCGGCTGGGGCACGCATGAGAAGGCCCTGCCTCCTCTCGCATACTGCCCCGATTTCGGACCGAAGAACCAAATCATGCTCGCACAGATGGGTATGAACACATGGGTAAGGTCCTGGGTCCCCGATTGTGAGATCGTAGGAATGGCCATAAGGCACGGGGAATCTTTCGGCCTGTCCGACAAGCTTACCGTTTGGAAGGATGGAAAGGCGATTTACAGGCCCACGGTGTGCTATTCTTACATGCCGTGCGACGATACCATGGTGTCACTGCACGAGCTGAGGTGCAGGAACTACAAGATCCAACCAAAGCTCCGAATCCTAGAGAAGGAGATAGTCTCAGGGGCGGATATCCTCGGAGCCCTCCTAATGGGCCACGAGTACGGCTCCTGGTGGTGCGGGAGCATTCTTACCATAGAGCAGGCCAGGAAGCTCATACCCGGACAGAACGCGACCACCGTCCAGGTCGCCTTGGGTGTGGTGTCTGCGGTCATGTGGATGATTGAGAATCCCCGGAAGGGATTATGCTCGGCGGAAGACCTGCCCCACGATTACGTGCTGAAGATCGCCATGCCCTACCTAGGTAAATTCATCTCCACGCCTTCGGACTGGACACCGTTGAAAAACCGGAAGGTGTACTTCAAGGAGAACCCGGCGAACGACCATCACGAGGACATGTGGCAGTTCGGCAACTTCCTCTTCGTACCGTGA
- a CDS encoding uroporphyrinogen decarboxylase family protein: protein MVKSIADLFLPMSVDAENVLPPPNQKWHMHAEKRFTSPFTGQKFDRIDVDAMMLSHAAVISGYTINDFYTNPELGAWCVANASEMYDLIPMTHWYFSLPWVAELGAEIEFKPLLPPTVREPNVKDLEMVDKIEVPDVKEMENSWTGQRMVRVHDYVLKHLPQKFIPMTYTSDLTGGGAQLCGIENFIMWTMTERDAAHKLISKYAEVATNGAEMMANRYGMALISTGSVLANNDIFSDADIEDLSARYLHKFVDNCLRKGAGPQVLYHLCGNHETSYKMFKDRLVFTPFTIMHAGYKGRDVFPSDLLMREFGDVATIMGSVDTKMMILPNPKRVYEQAKEQLIRGRDSRNGYILGTACELPPDALPANVFALVQAARDYGTYGTW, encoded by the coding sequence ATGGTTAAAAGCATCGCCGACCTTTTCCTGCCGATGAGCGTCGACGCAGAGAACGTCCTACCACCACCGAACCAGAAGTGGCACATGCATGCCGAGAAGAGGTTTACCAGCCCTTTCACCGGTCAGAAGTTCGACCGCATAGATGTCGATGCCATGATGCTCTCCCACGCGGCTGTCATCTCCGGGTACACCATCAACGACTTCTACACCAACCCCGAACTGGGAGCATGGTGCGTGGCCAATGCTTCGGAGATGTATGATCTCATACCCATGACCCACTGGTACTTCTCCCTTCCCTGGGTCGCGGAGCTGGGGGCGGAGATCGAGTTCAAGCCCCTTCTGCCGCCCACGGTGAGAGAGCCGAACGTCAAGGACCTGGAGATGGTAGACAAGATCGAGGTTCCGGACGTGAAGGAGATGGAGAACAGCTGGACCGGTCAGCGGATGGTCCGCGTGCACGATTATGTGCTGAAGCACCTTCCCCAGAAGTTCATACCGATGACCTACACCTCCGATCTTACAGGAGGAGGGGCACAGCTTTGCGGCATCGAGAACTTCATCATGTGGACGATGACCGAGCGGGACGCCGCCCACAAGCTCATATCCAAATATGCCGAGGTGGCGACAAATGGTGCCGAGATGATGGCCAACCGGTACGGGATGGCGCTCATCTCGACCGGCTCGGTCCTGGCGAACAACGACATCTTCTCTGATGCCGACATCGAGGACCTCTCGGCGAGATATCTCCACAAGTTCGTGGACAATTGCCTCAGGAAGGGGGCAGGACCACAGGTCCTCTACCATCTGTGCGGCAATCACGAGACCTCCTACAAGATGTTCAAGGACCGGCTGGTGTTCACACCCTTCACCATAATGCACGCCGGTTACAAGGGAAGGGATGTGTTTCCGTCGGACCTGTTGATGAGGGAGTTCGGAGACGTGGCGACCATCATGGGATCGGTAGACACCAAAATGATGATCCTCCCGAACCCGAAGCGGGTCTACGAGCAGGCCAAGGAACAGCTCATCAGAGGGCGGGATAGCCGTAACGGCTACATCCTGGGCACCGCGTGCGAACTGCCGCCCGATGCTCTGCCGGCCAACGTGTTCGCCCTTGTCCAGGCAGCCAGGGACTACGGCACCTACGGAACGTGGTGA
- a CDS encoding DUF2284 domain-containing protein: MGSEAGQAIEGELERMARDSGATAFVRLDASQVVTAHWVRLRCQYGCKYYGTRLTCPPYSPTPEDTRKVLDEYRTAYLIRYEGFLGFDTYPPQNLYGGLKKMSVKACDAGFDMERHAFLAGYYKAYLYGAHRCYRCDTCALEEGKTKCRFPVKARPSMESAGIDVFATAKNAGIEAHVIKDKAVLSPEMLPTFMLLLLE, encoded by the coding sequence ATGGGCTCGGAAGCCGGACAGGCGATAGAGGGGGAGCTGGAGAGGATGGCGAGGGACAGCGGAGCGACGGCGTTCGTTCGACTGGATGCCTCCCAGGTGGTCACGGCCCATTGGGTCCGGCTGCGCTGCCAATATGGGTGCAAGTATTACGGAACGCGGCTGACCTGCCCCCCCTACAGCCCTACACCGGAAGACACGAGGAAGGTGCTGGACGAGTACAGGACGGCATACTTGATCCGTTACGAGGGATTCCTCGGCTTTGACACCTATCCGCCCCAGAACCTATATGGTGGGCTAAAGAAGATGAGTGTGAAAGCATGCGACGCGGGGTTCGACATGGAGAGGCACGCTTTCCTGGCCGGCTACTACAAGGCTTACCTGTACGGTGCTCACCGATGCTACCGATGCGATACCTGCGCCCTTGAGGAGGGTAAGACCAAGTGCCGGTTCCCGGTGAAGGCCAGGCCGTCGATGGAGTCGGCGGGCATCGATGTGTTCGCCACCGCCAAGAACGCAGGCATCGAGGCCCACGTGATCAAGGATAAGGCCGTATTGTCACCAGAGATGTTGCCGACCTTCATGCTTCTATTACTGGAGTGA